In the Flavisolibacter tropicus genome, one interval contains:
- a CDS encoding GLPGLI family protein, with the protein MKKISLFIIALNSILASQAQTQFFGKVNVEFEKTTNVHALYKDMEPEWFERIKERLPKTVLSYHNFIGDSTKSIYKPGREVEVDPKTWYRPVADKNVVFTDFKTGRTIAQKPVYEETFLMEDSVSKIKWKLTADTRVIAGYECRKAVGILNDTIGLFAFYTDEIMISGGPEGIQGLPGMILGLGIPRLHATWFATKVDVFDINMNSVTPATKGKKVSRTTMMQSLDKVLRQWGEYGSKLIVNFAI; encoded by the coding sequence ATGAAAAAGATTAGTTTATTTATCATAGCCTTAAACAGCATTTTAGCTAGCCAGGCACAGACACAATTCTTTGGAAAAGTAAATGTGGAATTTGAAAAAACCACAAACGTTCATGCCCTGTATAAAGACATGGAACCGGAATGGTTTGAACGGATCAAGGAAAGACTCCCGAAAACAGTACTCAGCTATCACAATTTTATTGGCGACAGCACTAAGTCTATCTATAAGCCTGGACGTGAAGTAGAGGTAGACCCTAAAACCTGGTACAGACCTGTAGCTGATAAGAATGTAGTATTTACAGACTTCAAAACGGGTAGAACCATAGCTCAAAAGCCAGTGTATGAAGAAACATTTCTAATGGAAGACAGTGTTTCTAAAATCAAATGGAAGCTAACGGCAGATACAAGGGTTATTGCTGGTTATGAATGCCGTAAGGCCGTGGGTATCTTAAATGATACTATTGGACTTTTTGCTTTTTACACAGATGAGATCATGATCTCCGGTGGGCCGGAAGGTATACAAGGTTTACCCGGCATGATTCTGGGTTTAGGTATCCCCCGCTTACATGCCACTTGGTTTGCCACAAAGGTCGATGTCTTTGATATCAATATGAATAGTGTAACGCCTGCTACAAAAGGGAAGAAAGTTAGCAGAACTACCATGATGCAATCCTTAGATAAAGTGTTACGTCAGTGGGGTGAATATGGCAGTAAGCTAATAGTCAATTTTGCTATTTAG
- a CDS encoding glucose-1-phosphate adenylyltransferase: MKEMLSVILGGGAGTRLYPLTATRSKPAVPIAGKYRLVDIPISNCLNSGISRIFVLTMYNSASLNRHIKNTYQFSTFSNAFVDILAAEQTPDNFTWFMGTADAVRQGLRHIAPFPSDYVLILSGDQLYQLDFVAMLEEHKQRGADITIATIPVSAKEASEFGILKTNDGYITSFVEKPKSGLEDWISDTGEEMKAKGKEYLASMGIYIFNRQMLFDMLLNEKKEATDFGKEIIPQSIEKYKVASYQYEGYWEDIGNIHAFFEANLALTEDLPAFNLFDNQRAIYTRARMLPPAKVSGTRLDKAIISEGSIINASHIERSIVGIRSRIGHETTLINTYLMGNDYFETLDDIQNDKDNGIPPLGVGARCNIQNAIIDKDCRIGNDVKITGGSHLQDGDHALFTIKDGIIVVKKGAVLPDGFTIG; encoded by the coding sequence ATGAAAGAAATGTTGTCAGTTATACTTGGAGGAGGTGCTGGAACAAGACTATATCCCTTAACAGCTACACGTTCAAAACCGGCAGTTCCTATTGCGGGTAAATATCGCCTGGTAGATATTCCTATTTCTAACTGCCTGAATTCGGGTATCAGCCGCATTTTCGTATTGACCATGTATAACTCGGCATCTTTAAATCGCCATATCAAAAATACTTACCAGTTTAGCACCTTTAGCAATGCTTTTGTTGATATCCTGGCAGCCGAACAAACTCCAGATAACTTTACCTGGTTTATGGGCACAGCCGATGCCGTTCGTCAGGGTTTACGCCATATTGCTCCTTTCCCAAGTGATTATGTACTGATTCTTTCTGGGGACCAACTCTATCAGTTAGACTTTGTGGCTATGCTGGAGGAACATAAGCAACGTGGTGCTGATATAACAATAGCTACCATTCCAGTATCAGCTAAGGAGGCTTCTGAATTCGGTATCTTAAAGACTAACGATGGTTATATTACTTCTTTTGTAGAAAAGCCTAAAAGCGGATTAGAAGATTGGATAAGCGATACCGGAGAAGAAATGAAAGCTAAAGGCAAAGAATACCTGGCCTCCATGGGTATCTACATATTCAACAGGCAGATGTTATTCGATATGTTGTTGAATGAAAAGAAAGAGGCTACAGACTTTGGTAAGGAAATCATTCCCCAATCTATAGAAAAGTATAAGGTAGCCTCTTATCAGTATGAAGGCTATTGGGAGGATATTGGAAACATTCATGCCTTTTTCGAAGCCAACCTGGCTTTAACAGAAGACCTGCCTGCTTTCAATTTATTTGACAACCAACGCGCCATTTATACAAGAGCACGTATGCTACCACCGGCCAAGGTAAGTGGTACTCGCTTGGATAAGGCTATTATTTCTGAAGGCTCTATCATTAATGCTTCTCATATCGAACGATCAATAGTTGGTATCCGCTCCCGTATTGGACATGAAACTACGTTGATCAATACCTACCTCATGGGTAATGATTATTTTGAAACGCTTGATGATATTCAAAACGACAAAGACAATGGAATTCCTCCTTTAGGAGTAGGTGCACGTTGTAATATTCAAAATGCAATCATTGACAAAGATTGCCGTATTGGTAATGATGTGAAGATTACTGGCGGATCACATTTACAGGATGGAGACCATGCACTATTTACGATCAAAGATGGTATTATCGTTGTGAAAAAAGGAGCTGTTTTGCCTGATGGATTTACCATTGGGTAA
- a CDS encoding outer membrane beta-barrel protein, producing the protein MKKLIGLLAFFLASTLTLYAQETGLKGTLRDTSEKRALPNAVISLLHKNDSTLARFTRSDKNGAFDLQNLKPGKYILLITFPKFADYADEVELKDGQKDIGQISLTPKSVLLKEVVIRSGQAIRIKGDTTEFNADSFVVKEGATVEDLMKKLPGFQVNSKGEITAQGKRVDKVLVDGEEFFGDDPTMATQNLSAKAVDKVQVFDTKTEQQQLTGITSGTEGKTINIKLKENSKKGAFGKVIAGSNFDNLVDAKALYNRFVGKKKVALYGTRTGINTGSLSWEDREKLGMENDMEYDEIGGFYYSYGSNDDFNDWSLRGLPTATSVGGLFSNKWNADKNNVNLSYRYNRLETENIATGFTQGFYKVPTLENRLTNSYGLNEQHAINGKYEWKMDSLTSFKFTTSATYKMTNGGEQTNRDFTQDNLLTRIDNQRRENDNTRIQNDNSLVYKQLFKKKNRQLLTTLRFGITEDDNESYSHVRSDYDTNKDGIMDSVGLVDQMRFFDGRSQTLGGKVTFSEPISKKMNLVLDYAYNRNNASSYQNTYNEGGNGKYDIRNEDYSNNFDMDAYSHSTMAVLRYTDKKIRFAAGTGVSSVKLKLLNADSEENSTYNFLNLTPQASFNYAFKQQTNWSFNYRGTTRQPSINQLQPLKDNTNPLAIYEGNPNLKVGFNHSLSTFFNSYKVLSGRNLYFSASFNKVTNAITTASTLDLRTGKRTSRPVNVNGTYNWFTWGQIGKNGGEKKLGRRIGINANGGRNINFLNDEKNTTDYKSFDLNLSFYYDYPEKYSFEFRPKIAQNFSSTRSINDGTRKTNYLSYGGYISGMLMLPGKIELTSDCNFDLRQGLDAFAPATNIILWNANLSKKIFKKKDGKIILEARDLLDQNKGFNRNISSNFITEERFSRIGQYFLLKFEWSFNKMPGSK; encoded by the coding sequence ATGAAGAAACTCATTGGGCTATTGGCATTTTTTTTAGCCTCTACTCTAACGTTATATGCACAAGAAACAGGTCTGAAAGGTACGTTACGCGATACTTCAGAAAAGCGTGCGCTACCAAATGCCGTTATTTCCCTACTACACAAAAACGATAGCACACTGGCTCGTTTTACCCGATCGGACAAAAACGGTGCATTTGACCTGCAAAACCTAAAACCGGGGAAGTATATCTTACTGATCACATTCCCCAAATTTGCTGATTATGCAGATGAAGTGGAGTTGAAAGATGGTCAAAAAGACATTGGACAAATATCCCTTACTCCCAAAAGTGTATTACTGAAAGAAGTGGTAATTCGCAGTGGACAAGCCATTCGGATCAAAGGTGATACTACAGAATTCAATGCTGATTCATTTGTGGTAAAAGAAGGTGCTACTGTAGAAGACCTGATGAAAAAGCTACCAGGTTTCCAAGTAAATAGCAAGGGTGAGATAACGGCACAGGGCAAACGTGTTGACAAAGTATTGGTAGATGGTGAAGAGTTTTTTGGAGACGATCCTACCATGGCTACTCAAAATCTATCAGCTAAGGCTGTAGATAAAGTGCAGGTATTTGATACCAAAACAGAACAGCAACAACTAACCGGTATTACATCTGGTACGGAAGGAAAGACGATCAATATTAAACTCAAGGAGAACAGCAAAAAAGGTGCCTTTGGAAAGGTAATTGCCGGCAGTAATTTTGACAATCTGGTAGATGCCAAAGCTTTATACAATCGTTTTGTAGGTAAAAAGAAAGTAGCACTTTATGGAACTCGTACAGGGATAAATACTGGAAGTTTGAGTTGGGAGGATCGGGAGAAGCTTGGCATGGAAAACGATATGGAGTATGATGAAATTGGTGGTTTTTATTATAGCTATGGTTCTAATGATGACTTCAACGACTGGAGCTTGAGAGGTTTGCCAACAGCAACCTCTGTTGGCGGCCTTTTCAGTAATAAGTGGAATGCAGATAAGAACAATGTGAATCTCTCCTATCGGTACAACCGTTTAGAGACAGAGAATATAGCCACCGGCTTTACGCAGGGTTTTTACAAAGTCCCTACTCTAGAAAATCGCTTAACAAATTCGTATGGCTTAAACGAGCAACATGCCATTAATGGCAAGTATGAATGGAAAATGGATTCATTGACTTCATTTAAGTTTACTACCAGTGCCACATACAAAATGACAAATGGTGGAGAGCAAACCAATCGAGACTTTACTCAAGACAATCTATTGACAAGAATCGATAACCAAAGGAGAGAGAATGACAACACCCGTATACAAAATGACAACTCACTAGTATATAAGCAATTGTTTAAGAAGAAGAATCGCCAGTTGTTGACAACACTACGTTTTGGTATAACTGAAGATGACAATGAGAGCTATTCACATGTCCGGTCAGACTATGATACAAACAAAGATGGTATTATGGACTCTGTTGGCTTAGTAGACCAGATGCGCTTTTTTGATGGCCGCTCTCAAACACTTGGAGGCAAGGTTACATTTAGTGAGCCCATTTCAAAAAAGATGAATCTTGTATTGGACTATGCGTACAACCGGAATAATGCTTCTTCTTATCAGAACACATATAATGAAGGTGGAAATGGTAAATATGACATTAGGAATGAAGACTACAGCAATAATTTTGACATGGATGCGTATTCACACAGTACCATGGCAGTGCTGCGATATACTGACAAAAAGATACGCTTTGCTGCTGGTACCGGAGTTTCCTCAGTTAAGTTAAAGCTGTTAAATGCGGATAGTGAAGAAAATTCAACCTATAACTTCCTCAACCTGACACCTCAAGCCAGTTTCAACTATGCATTTAAACAACAAACCAACTGGTCATTTAATTATAGAGGTACTACACGACAACCGTCCATCAACCAATTACAACCATTAAAAGATAATACCAACCCATTGGCAATCTATGAAGGTAATCCGAACTTGAAAGTAGGCTTTAATCATAGTTTAAGTACCTTCTTCAATAGTTATAAAGTATTAAGTGGCCGCAATTTATATTTTAGCGCCAGCTTCAACAAGGTAACAAATGCAATTACTACTGCAAGCACTCTAGATTTAAGAACGGGTAAACGCACCTCCCGCCCGGTTAATGTTAACGGAACCTATAATTGGTTTACATGGGGTCAAATAGGAAAAAATGGTGGTGAGAAGAAGCTTGGCCGTAGAATTGGAATTAATGCAAATGGTGGACGTAATATCAACTTTTTAAATGATGAAAAAAATACGACTGATTATAAAAGCTTTGATCTAAACCTAAGCTTTTATTACGATTATCCTGAGAAATACAGTTTTGAATTCCGTCCAAAAATTGCTCAAAACTTCTCTTCTACTCGCTCTATCAATGATGGAACAAGGAAGACAAACTACTTATCTTATGGTGGTTATATAAGTGGTATGTTGATGTTGCCAGGTAAAATAGAATTAACCTCTGATTGCAACTTTGATTTGCGGCAGGGATTGGATGCCTTTGCCCCGGCTACCAACATCATCCTGTGGAATGCGAACTTGTCTAAAAAGATTTTTAAGAAAAAAGACGGAAAGATCATTTTGGAAGCCCGTGACCTGTTAGATCAGAACAAAGGCTTCAACCGTAATATTAGCAGCAATTTCATTACAGAAGAGCGCTTCTCGCGTATAGGTCAATACTTCTTATTAAAATTCGAATGGTCATTCAATAAAATGCCAGGATCAAAATAA
- a CDS encoding glycoside hydrolase family 13 protein encodes MKRLTLFFLALLAIKAYSQSIKVYPTNWWVDMKHNKIQLIIHQEDSTQVFPAKLTVRSSSPDFKIVKVHQPENPRYLFIDAEISATAKPQKVKLSLGGTTASAANTINYELKPRRSGKGTSYAQGVTSVDFMYLIMPDRFANGDPANDKIAGMKDHAFSRDSIYYRHGGDLQGVINHLDYLQELGVTAIWLNPVLENNMPRTSYHGYAFTDHYTIDPRFGGDTAYKRLINEMHKRGLKMVQDAVYNHVGTEHWFVKDQPTKDWLHQWPTYTNTTYKDQVLFDPYASKSDHKKMSDGWFVPSMPDLNQQNPYVANFLIQHALWTVEEFGIDGWRIDTYAYNDLEFMNRCNKALLDEYPKLTIFGETWVHGVPNQSYFVNNNYKIAYKSNQPGVTDFQALWGLQDAMTKDFGWTDGVNRLYTTLAQDFVYKDPMQNVIFMDNHDLSRFYSVVGEDLDKYKMSIGWLLTSRGVPQWYYGAEIGMKGLANPDGWVRLDFPGGWPGDKVNKFVKAGRTPREDSIFNYTKTLANYRKNASAIKTGKLMQFVPEDGVYTYFRYDNNQTVMVVMNTAKEEKTVDTKRFEERFSGFSKGKEITTGAIQELRTKWKLPAKGIWILELMK; translated from the coding sequence ATGAAAAGACTTACCCTATTTTTTTTAGCACTACTTGCTATAAAAGCATATTCTCAAAGTATCAAGGTTTATCCTACCAATTGGTGGGTTGACATGAAACACAATAAGATTCAATTAATAATTCACCAAGAAGACAGCACGCAAGTATTTCCGGCTAAGTTGACCGTTCGATCTTCTTCTCCGGATTTCAAAATAGTAAAGGTTCATCAACCAGAAAATCCTCGCTATCTTTTTATAGATGCAGAAATCAGTGCAACAGCTAAACCTCAAAAAGTAAAACTTTCGTTGGGGGGTACTACTGCTAGTGCAGCGAATACTATCAATTATGAGTTAAAGCCCCGTCGTTCTGGTAAAGGCACAAGCTATGCACAAGGAGTGACTTCAGTTGATTTCATGTACTTGATCATGCCTGATCGTTTCGCTAATGGAGATCCTGCAAATGATAAGATTGCTGGAATGAAGGACCATGCCTTCAGCCGGGATTCTATCTACTATCGCCATGGCGGCGATTTGCAAGGAGTGATCAATCATTTAGATTACTTACAGGAGCTAGGTGTAACAGCTATTTGGTTAAACCCGGTTCTTGAAAATAACATGCCTCGCACTTCTTATCACGGCTACGCTTTTACAGACCATTATACGATTGATCCTCGGTTTGGAGGCGATACTGCTTACAAGCGTCTGATCAACGAAATGCATAAGCGTGGTTTGAAAATGGTACAAGATGCTGTTTACAATCACGTAGGTACAGAACATTGGTTTGTAAAAGATCAACCTACCAAAGACTGGCTGCATCAATGGCCTACTTATACAAACACTACTTATAAAGACCAAGTATTGTTTGATCCTTATGCCAGCAAATCGGACCATAAAAAGATGAGTGATGGCTGGTTTGTGCCTTCCATGCCTGACCTAAACCAGCAAAATCCTTATGTTGCCAACTTCTTAATTCAACATGCATTATGGACAGTGGAGGAGTTTGGTATTGACGGTTGGCGGATTGATACCTATGCCTATAACGATCTGGAGTTCATGAATCGCTGTAACAAAGCATTATTGGATGAATATCCTAAGCTGACCATCTTTGGTGAAACCTGGGTTCATGGAGTTCCCAATCAAAGCTATTTTGTAAATAATAATTACAAAATAGCTTACAAAAGCAATCAACCAGGAGTGACCGATTTCCAGGCACTTTGGGGGCTTCAAGACGCCATGACGAAGGACTTTGGTTGGACAGATGGTGTGAACCGCTTATATACTACACTGGCCCAGGATTTTGTTTATAAAGATCCTATGCAGAATGTGATCTTTATGGATAACCACGATCTCAGCCGCTTTTATTCTGTTGTAGGTGAGGATTTGGATAAATACAAAATGAGCATTGGCTGGCTGCTAACATCACGCGGTGTGCCACAATGGTATTATGGCGCAGAAATAGGGATGAAGGGCCTTGCCAATCCAGATGGCTGGGTACGTTTAGACTTTCCGGGAGGATGGCCTGGCGATAAAGTCAACAAGTTTGTAAAAGCTGGCAGAACCCCAAGAGAAGATTCTATTTTCAACTATACAAAGACGCTGGCCAACTATCGTAAAAACGCTTCTGCTATTAAAACAGGCAAGCTTATGCAATTTGTACCCGAAGATGGAGTGTACACTTATTTTAGGTACGATAACAACCAAACAGTGATGGTGGTTATGAATACCGCAAAAGAGGAGAAGACGGTTGATACCAAACGCTTTGAAGAACGTTTTTCTGGCTTTAGTAAAGGAAAAGAAATTACAACCGGTGCCATTCAGGAATTAAGAACAAAATGGAAGCTTCCTGCAAAAGGCATTTGGATTTTGGAATTAATGAAATAA
- a CDS encoding MFS transporter: MSTITTTSKPKLPLSEIINMSVGFFGIQFGWDLQRANMGPIYENLGANADDIPLLFLAAPLTGLLVQPIIGYLSDKTWHPKFGRRRPYFFIGAVLSSIALLFMPHSAALWMAAGLLWVLDTFGNVAMEPFRAFVADKLPDSQLNQGFIMQSLMIGLGGSIASSLPWVMSHWLNLKNTAEKGGIPENVKFSFYIGAFFFLTAVLYTVFSTKEYPPADIDSKDKLKEPNKGISGGIREITSSIAHMPPKMRVIALVQFFTWPGLFLMWFYYSTAVAYNIFGATSVSDPRFGEGRDFAGLTLAFYNVVTFVFAFILPFIANRLGRKATHSLCLAIGALGLISVAFVSNQYMLFGCMTAVGIAWTSILSMPYAMLSSAIPQNKIGIYMGIFNFFIVLPEIIASLFFGYIMEHWLHNDRLLAVQIGGCLMIIAAITCFLFIKEKKYERVDEATTAEMEILEQRSV; the protein is encoded by the coding sequence ATGTCTACTATCACTACCACCTCCAAGCCCAAACTGCCGCTTTCTGAAATCATAAATATGAGTGTTGGATTCTTTGGAATCCAATTCGGTTGGGATTTACAGCGTGCCAACATGGGGCCTATATATGAAAACCTGGGTGCAAACGCAGATGATATCCCATTGTTGTTTTTGGCAGCACCACTAACGGGTTTGCTGGTGCAACCCATTATTGGTTATTTAAGCGATAAAACCTGGCATCCCAAGTTTGGTAGAAGAAGGCCTTACTTCTTTATCGGTGCTGTTTTAAGTTCTATTGCTCTTTTATTTATGCCACACAGCGCAGCTCTATGGATGGCTGCCGGCTTGTTATGGGTACTGGATACCTTTGGTAACGTGGCTATGGAACCATTTCGCGCTTTTGTGGCCGATAAATTACCCGATAGTCAATTGAATCAGGGCTTCATTATGCAAAGTCTTATGATTGGATTAGGAGGTAGTATTGCTTCCTCTTTACCATGGGTAATGAGTCACTGGTTGAATTTGAAAAATACTGCCGAGAAAGGTGGAATTCCTGAAAACGTAAAATTCTCTTTTTATATAGGAGCGTTCTTCTTCTTAACTGCAGTATTATATACTGTATTCAGTACGAAAGAATATCCTCCTGCAGATATTGATAGTAAGGATAAATTAAAAGAACCTAATAAAGGAATTAGCGGCGGTATTCGAGAAATTACTTCTTCAATTGCTCACATGCCACCCAAAATGCGCGTCATAGCTTTAGTACAATTCTTTACATGGCCAGGCCTTTTCTTAATGTGGTTCTATTATTCTACAGCTGTAGCGTACAACATATTTGGAGCTACCAGTGTCTCTGATCCACGTTTTGGAGAAGGTCGTGATTTTGCAGGTTTAACGCTGGCATTTTACAATGTGGTTACGTTTGTTTTTGCCTTTATTCTTCCCTTTATTGCAAATAGGTTAGGAAGAAAAGCTACGCATTCGCTTTGCCTGGCTATAGGTGCGTTAGGACTGATTAGTGTAGCATTTGTATCTAATCAATACATGCTTTTTGGTTGTATGACTGCTGTAGGAATTGCCTGGACTAGTATTTTGTCTATGCCCTATGCTATGTTAAGTAGTGCGATACCGCAAAACAAAATAGGTATCTACATGGGTATTTTCAACTTCTTTATTGTATTACCAGAAATTATAGCATCTCTGTTTTTTGGATACATCATGGAGCATTGGTTACATAATGATCGCTTGTTAGCCGTACAAATTGGTGGCTGTTTAATGATTATAGCCGCTATAACCTGTTTCCTTTTTATTAAGGAAAAGAAATATGAAAGGGTGGATGAAGCAACCACTGCTGAGATGGAAATTTTGGAACAACGCTCTGTTTAA
- a CDS encoding glycogen synthase produces the protein MEIIHVSAECYPVAKAGGLGDVVGALPKYQTASGHIAKVIMPMYRTKFLFQNEWDVVHEGGQYIGGQWFKYAVIKEKTNKLGFDLYLLDINGLLDREKIYGYDDDIQRFLAFQIAVCDWLSQWQDKPDVIHCHDHHAGLIPFMVKYCYGFQSLANVPTVFTIHNAEYQGWMGWHLQHLLPSFDSWKTGMMDWDNTINPLASAVKCAWRVTTVSPSYMEELKHDANGLEALLSSESYKCTGILNGIDTEVWDPSTDTYLTKNFDAHEVKEGKRKNKKELCTQFGLDSTKPLIIFIGRLVGEKAADVLPDAIRSSIYHSGGAANFLILGSGEPHIEQRVAALQHQLHGFVSTYIGYNEGLSHLMYAGADFLMMPSRVEPCGLNQMYALRYGTVPIVRSTGGLMDTVKDFEDWQGYGIRFNHANVEDLTHAISRAIDLYNEKRDLFNWMRTHMMGLDHSWNTSAKEYTLLYQSLK, from the coding sequence ATGGAAATAATTCACGTTTCAGCAGAGTGTTATCCGGTAGCAAAAGCAGGCGGATTAGGAGATGTAGTGGGAGCCTTGCCTAAATATCAAACAGCTTCAGGGCATATCGCCAAGGTAATTATGCCTATGTACAGAACAAAGTTTCTATTTCAAAATGAATGGGATGTTGTACATGAGGGTGGACAATATATCGGAGGACAATGGTTTAAATATGCCGTTATAAAGGAAAAGACAAACAAACTAGGTTTTGACTTGTATCTTTTAGATATAAATGGGCTTTTAGATCGAGAGAAGATCTACGGATACGACGATGACATCCAACGGTTTTTAGCTTTTCAAATAGCCGTTTGTGATTGGCTAAGCCAGTGGCAGGATAAGCCAGATGTAATTCATTGCCATGATCACCACGCTGGTTTGATCCCTTTTATGGTTAAGTACTGTTATGGCTTTCAAAGTCTAGCCAATGTACCAACTGTGTTTACGATACACAATGCAGAATATCAAGGCTGGATGGGTTGGCATTTACAACATTTACTCCCTTCGTTTGATTCCTGGAAGACAGGCATGATGGATTGGGACAATACAATTAACCCCCTTGCCAGCGCAGTAAAATGTGCATGGCGGGTTACTACGGTTAGTCCTAGCTATATGGAAGAGCTAAAGCATGATGCCAATGGGCTGGAAGCATTGTTATCATCGGAGTCTTATAAGTGTACGGGTATTTTAAACGGAATTGATACAGAAGTTTGGGATCCTTCTACCGATACCTATTTAACCAAAAACTTTGATGCTCATGAAGTCAAAGAAGGGAAAAGAAAGAATAAAAAAGAATTGTGTACACAGTTCGGATTAGATTCTACAAAACCATTAATTATATTTATTGGCCGACTGGTAGGAGAGAAAGCTGCTGATGTTTTACCCGATGCTATCCGTTCATCAATCTATCATTCAGGGGGGGCTGCCAATTTCCTGATCCTTGGCTCTGGCGAACCTCATATTGAGCAACGCGTTGCCGCTTTGCAGCATCAGTTGCACGGGTTCGTTAGTACCTATATTGGCTACAACGAAGGACTAAGTCATTTAATGTACGCAGGGGCCGACTTTTTGATGATGCCAAGCAGGGTAGAGCCTTGCGGACTGAACCAAATGTATGCTTTACGTTATGGCACGGTACCCATAGTGCGTAGCACTGGCGGCTTAATGGATACGGTAAAGGATTTTGAAGACTGGCAAGGGTATGGTATTCGCTTTAACCATGCTAATGTAGAGGACCTTACACATGCAATTAGCAGAGCTATTGATCTGTATAATGAAAAGCGGGATTTATTTAATTGGATGCGAACTCATATGATGGGACTAGATCATTCATGGAATACATCTGCTAAAGAATACACACTTCTTTATCAAAGTTTGAAATAA